The following proteins are co-located in the Tripterygium wilfordii isolate XIE 37 chromosome 2, ASM1340144v1, whole genome shotgun sequence genome:
- the LOC120009801 gene encoding uncharacterized protein LOC120009801: MACSILPDESCPKSPTLAATLSPVRCFYKDYKASASPSLISYSHPSKLSFSHPSDQYFVWRSPIYKSPPASTREIRSIFRLEILMANWQSEIEAEVQSQQHPPVINSSTCPTIVDSSSPAITSSPVVNNMEPVENERDEEPFKKKKRKKTSLVWKEFETVVMSDKTNKAECVHCKAKLSILQSRVTSHLTRHLNSCLSRKLAQKKQKTLQLQPVDSQVESPFFSSGTGKYDEGKQREAIAHWILMHEKPFSIIAEEGFNFMMGINLPMWDRISRNAAKSDCISVYEIEKKKLRTLLTKINKVSLTTDIWKSAVQKKSYIYVLRGTSLIQNGNFRNVSSVLLIFHLHMEA; the protein is encoded by the exons atggcatgctctatccttcctgatgaaTCAT GCCCCAAGTCCCCAACCCTAGCCGCAACACTTTCTCCCGTACGTTGTTTCTACAAGGATTACAAAGCTTCTGCCTCTCCATCTCTAATCTCATACTCTCATCCCTCTAAGCTCTCATTCTCTCATCCCTCTGATCAGTATTTCGTTTGGAGATCCCCAATCTATAAGTCCCCTCCAGCAAGTACACGCGAGATCAGATCAATATTTCGTTTGGAGATTCTTATGGCAAATTGGCAATCAG AAATTGAAGCTGAGGTTCAATCTCAACAGCATCCACCCGTAATAAATTCTTCGACATGCCCTACAATTGTTGATTCTAGCTCTCCAGCCATAACCTCTAGCCCTGTTGTAAACAACATGGAGCCTGTTGAAAATGAAAGGGATGAAGAACcatttaagaaaaagaaaaggaagaagacatCTCTTGTGTGGAAAGAATTTGAGACGGTCGTGATGTCTGATAAAACCAATAAGGCAGAATGTGTACATTGTAAAGCTAAATTGTCCATTCTTCAGTCTAGAGTCACAAGCCACTTGACTCGCCATTTAAATAGTTGTCTTAGTAGGAAATTGgctcaaaagaaacaaaagacattGCAACTTCAGCCGGTTGATTCTCAAGTAGAATCACCATTCTTTTCAAGTGGAACTGGAAAGTATGATGAAGGGAAGCAAAGGGAGGCTATAGCACATTGGATCCTTATGCATGAGAAGCCATTCAGTATTATTGCAGAAGAAGGGTTTAATTTTATGATGGGGATTAATTTGCCGATGTGGGACAGAATCTCTCGTAATGCTGCAAAGAGTGATTGCATTTCTGTTTATGAGatagagaagaagaagttgagaaCTTTGTTGACAAAGATTAACAAAGTTTCCTTGACAACCGACATTTGGAAGTCAGCTGTGCAAAAgaagtcatatatatatgtgttacgGGGCACTTCATTGATTCAGAATGGAAACTTCAGAAACGTGTCCTCAGTTTTGTTGATCTTCCACCTCCACATGGAGGCATAG
- the LOC119979782 gene encoding zinc finger BED domain-containing protein RICESLEEPER 2-like, translated as MKEWGIKNKIFTISVDNASNNDLAIKLLKETFLKSKRLLLGGALFHVRCAAHILNLIVQDGLHKFEYIIEDVKESVRYINASEARLKKFAEILQQMQIRVRKLIIDCPTCWNSTYDILVAAMKVKDAFPIFAQREVRFLNCPTPDDWIKVEKVLKILEVFYEATHIISGSEYPTSNKFLAVIWRVKEVLNEGAIASDDFIQETVTPMKEKFDKYWGECNLLMAIAAVLDPRFKMKLIEFSFPLIYQREEVDANLAKVKKKLNELYCEYKAMVQSDQTSHSMTDQHPSASGSSGSLGGSSSNVSTQLSGLSRFNQFIKSAETIQPIKSELDVYLEDGVYIIDENAAAHYDALGWWKANELKYRVLSKMAIDILAIPMSTVASESTFSTSGRVLDPYHSKLSVETMQVLICGGDWV; from the coding sequence atgaaggaatggGGTATCAAGAACAAAATATTTACCATATCCGTGGATAATGCCTCAAATAATGATTTGGCTATCAAACTCTTGAAGGAAACTTTCTTGAAAAGTAAGAGGTTGCTTTTAGGGGGAGCATTGTTTCATGTAAGGTGTGCTGCCCATATTCTGAATCTTATTGTGCAAGATGGTCTTCATAAGTTTGAGTACATTATTGAGGATGTGAAAGAAAGTGTTCGATACATCAATGCATCTGAAGCGCGCCTTAAAAAATTTGCAGAAATTTTACAGCAAATGCAAATACGTGTTAGGAAGCTTATTATTGATTGTCCCACTTGTTGGAATTCAACTTATGACATATTGGTGGCAGCAATGAAGGTCAAGGATGCTTTTCCAATATTTGCTCAACGTGAAGTAAGGTTTTTGAATTGTCCAACTCCGGATGATTGGATAAAAGTTGAGAAAGTTCTCAAAATATTGGAAGTATTTTACGAGGCCACACATATTATATCAGGAAGTGAATATCCCACTTCTAATAAATTTCTTGCTGTGATTTGGAGGGTAAAAGAAGTATTGAACGAGGGTGCAATTGCTAGTGATGATTTTATTCAAGAAACGGTTACACCAATGAAAGAAAAGTTTGACAAATATTGGGGAGAATGTAATTTATTGATGGCGATTGCAGCTGTTTTGGATCCGAGATTCAAAATGAAGctaattgaattttcttttccattgaTATATCAAAGAGAAGAGGTTGATGCTAATCTTGccaaagtgaagaagaaattgaatgAGCTTTATTGTGAATACAAAGCAATGGTGCAATCTGATCAAACTTCTCACTCTATGACTGATCAACATCCTAGTGCTTCTGGTTCTAGTGGCTCTTTAGGTGGATCAAGTTCAAATGTAAGCACACAACTTTCAGGTTTGTCAAGATTTAACCAATTCATTAAATCAGCAGAGACAATTCAGCCAATTAAGTCAGAATTGGATGTTTACTTGGAGGATGGAGTCTATATAATTGATGAAAATGCAGCTGCTCATTATGATGCCTTAGGTTGGTGGAAGGCTAATGAGTTGAAGTATCGAGTGTTATCAAAAATGGCAATTGATATACTGGCCATCCCTATGAGTACAGTGGCATCTGAATCAACATTTAGTACTAGTGGAAGAGTTCTTGATCCTTATCATTCCAAATTATCTGTTGAGACAATGCAAGTTTTGATTTGTGGTGGAGATTGGGTGTGA